A section of the Bradyrhizobium oligotrophicum S58 genome encodes:
- a CDS encoding S1C family serine protease has product MSDLSALSSALAATAAAAAPSLVSVHSHRSRASGFVWKSDLVVTADEALADEGEVIIAFADGTTRPATIAGRDHTTDVALLRFDGRDVSSTPLARDVPPLGSLAIIVAADQGTPVAALAMVSKSAGPWRSLRGGDIDARIELDTGLRRSSEGSLVLDASGRAVGMAVRGPGRTLVIPAATIERVASKLETHGRIARGYLGAGLQPVKLDEGVGAMVMSLDKNGPAAAAGLRQGDVITALNNAPFSSMRGLMRELGPDSVGAVVDVAALRGGEPMRVALTIGERPA; this is encoded by the coding sequence ATGTCCGATCTCTCTGCGCTATCCTCGGCGCTAGCCGCGACCGCGGCCGCCGCCGCGCCGTCTCTCGTTTCCGTTCATTCGCACCGGTCGCGCGCGTCGGGATTCGTGTGGAAATCCGACCTCGTCGTCACCGCCGATGAGGCGCTGGCCGATGAAGGCGAGGTCATCATTGCCTTCGCCGACGGCACCACGCGTCCGGCCACGATCGCCGGGCGCGACCACACCACCGATGTCGCGCTGCTGCGCTTCGACGGCAGGGACGTTTCCTCCACGCCGCTTGCCCGCGACGTGCCGCCGCTCGGATCTCTCGCCATCATCGTCGCTGCCGATCAGGGCACGCCGGTCGCGGCGCTCGCGATGGTCTCGAAGTCCGCCGGCCCATGGCGCAGCCTGCGCGGCGGCGACATCGATGCGCGGATCGAGCTCGACACCGGGCTGCGCCGCAGCTCCGAGGGCAGCCTCGTGCTCGACGCTAGCGGGCGCGCGGTCGGCATGGCCGTGCGTGGTCCCGGTCGAACGCTCGTGATTCCGGCCGCGACCATCGAGCGGGTCGCATCGAAGCTCGAGACTCACGGCCGCATCGCCCGCGGCTATCTCGGTGCCGGCCTGCAGCCGGTGAAGCTCGACGAGGGCGTCGGGGCCATGGTGATGTCGCTCGACAAGAACGGCCCTGCCGCTGCCGCAGGCTTGCGCCAGGGCGACGTGATCACCGCGCTCAACAATGCGCCGTTCAGCAGCATGCGCGGGCTGATGCGCGAGCTCGGCCCCGACAGTGTCGGCGCCGTGGTCGACGTGGCGGCATTGCGCGGCGGCGAGCCGATGCGGGTCGCGCTGACGATCGGCGAGAGGCCGGCGTGA
- a CDS encoding GDSL-type esterase/lipase family protein encodes MSAISFGRLRRPAIGLLAACGLMSAIAAAADAAEVVALGASNTYGKGVNRGEDFPAQLEAMLHAKGVHVSVANAGVNGDTTGGMLSRFDSAVDGSTRVLVLQPGGNDARKGVGDQRGGNISAITAKAAQRHIRVVMVENGMLRGLTHQVDGQHLTPDGYRMLAAALLPRVMGGLRK; translated from the coding sequence ATGTCAGCAATATCTTTCGGCCGTCTCCGGCGACCCGCGATCGGGCTGTTGGCCGCGTGCGGACTGATGTCGGCAATTGCAGCTGCGGCCGACGCTGCCGAGGTCGTGGCGCTCGGCGCCAGCAACACCTACGGCAAGGGCGTCAATCGCGGCGAGGACTTTCCGGCGCAGCTCGAGGCGATGCTTCACGCCAAGGGCGTGCATGTCAGCGTCGCCAATGCCGGCGTCAACGGCGACACGACCGGAGGGATGCTGTCCCGCTTCGACAGTGCGGTCGATGGATCAACCCGCGTGCTGGTGCTGCAGCCCGGCGGCAACGATGCCCGCAAAGGGGTCGGCGACCAGCGCGGCGGCAACATCAGCGCCATCACGGCCAAGGCCGCGCAGCGCCACATCCGGGTCGTGATGGTCGAGAACGGCATGCTCCGCGGCCTGACGCATCAGGTCGACGGCCAGCATTTGACCCCGGACGGCTACCGGATGCTGGCGGCTGCGCTGCTGCCGCGCGTGATGGGCGGCCTGCGCAAATGA
- a CDS encoding response regulator transcription factor: MSDTEPAPLTIAVAVDDPVLADRLAALLGSVAGVRLVVAGETADVALVTPRADAAEVVDTFQLTARERDVLTLMAEGCSNKEIARSLGISVHTAKFHVGSLLDKLDATGRLDAVAHAARRGIIEL, translated from the coding sequence GTGAGCGACACAGAACCAGCGCCGCTCACGATCGCTGTCGCGGTCGACGATCCCGTCCTGGCCGACCGGCTGGCGGCGCTGCTCGGCAGCGTCGCCGGTGTTCGCCTCGTGGTGGCCGGCGAGACCGCCGACGTGGCCCTGGTGACACCGCGTGCTGACGCCGCCGAGGTCGTGGATACCTTTCAGCTCACCGCACGCGAGCGCGACGTGCTGACGCTGATGGCCGAGGGCTGCTCCAACAAGGAGATCGCGCGCAGCCTCGGCATCTCCGTGCACACCGCGAAATTCCACGTCGGCTCGCTGCTCGACAAGCTCGACGCCACCGGCCGCCTCGATGCCGTGGCGCATGCGGCGAGACGCGGGATCATCGAGCTTTGA
- a CDS encoding branched-chain amino acid ABC transporter permease — MTSITDATLPITPRAVRDEMIVFVIMAALLAIVPWTGLYPFFVMQALCFALLACAFNLLIGYGGLLSFGHAMFLGTAGYCSAHALKVWGLPPELGILVGIAGSFVLSVITGYISIRRQGIYFAMITLALSQLLYFIYLQAPFTHGEDGIQGIPQGRMFGILDLSKPTVLYYVVLVGFLAGFLLIFRTINSPFGEVLKSIRENEQRAISLGYKTDQYKLLAFILSGTLAGFAGALKVFVAQNASLTDVEVPMSGLIVLMTLVGGLGTVFGPVVGAFVIVGMQQYLAGFGQWVTVIQGTIFVACVLTFRRGVVGEIAHLFKRSL; from the coding sequence ATGACATCGATCACCGACGCGACCCTGCCGATCACTCCGCGCGCTGTCCGCGACGAGATGATCGTGTTCGTCATCATGGCGGCGCTGCTCGCCATCGTGCCCTGGACCGGGCTCTACCCGTTCTTCGTCATGCAGGCGTTGTGCTTCGCGCTGCTCGCCTGCGCCTTCAACCTCCTGATCGGATATGGCGGTCTGTTGTCGTTCGGCCATGCGATGTTCCTGGGGACGGCTGGCTATTGCAGTGCGCATGCCCTGAAGGTGTGGGGACTGCCGCCCGAGCTCGGCATCCTCGTCGGCATCGCCGGATCGTTCGTCCTTTCGGTCATCACCGGCTATATCTCGATCCGCCGCCAGGGCATCTATTTCGCGATGATCACCCTGGCGCTGTCACAGCTCCTGTACTTCATCTACCTGCAGGCGCCGTTCACCCATGGCGAGGATGGCATCCAGGGTATTCCGCAGGGTCGGATGTTCGGCATCCTCGACCTGTCCAAGCCGACCGTGCTCTATTACGTGGTGCTGGTGGGCTTCCTCGCCGGCTTCCTGCTGATCTTCCGCACCATCAACTCGCCGTTCGGCGAGGTGCTGAAATCGATCCGGGAGAACGAGCAGCGCGCGATTTCGCTTGGCTACAAGACGGACCAATACAAGCTGCTCGCCTTCATCCTGTCGGGAACGCTCGCCGGCTTTGCCGGCGCGTTGAAGGTGTTCGTTGCCCAGAATGCCTCGCTGACCGACGTCGAAGTCCCGATGTCGGGGCTGATCGTGCTGATGACCCTGGTCGGCGGTCTCGGCACCGTGTTCGGCCCTGTCGTCGGCGCCTTCGTGATCGTCGGCATGCAGCAATATCTGGCCGGCTTCGGCCAGTGGGTGACGGTGATCCAGGGCACCATCTTCGTCGCCTGTGTGCTGACGTTCCGCCGCGGCGTGGTCGGGGAAATCGCCCATCTGTTCAAGCGCTCCCTGTAA
- a CDS encoding NnrU family protein: MGLLVMVVGLVLFLGAHVFTTRREARAQVIARLGEGTYKLAYTVVALAGLALIVWGFAEYRNGGGWIQVWTPPKALKHINLALMLPAVIMVVAAYIRGRIYTALKHPMLAGVKLWAFGHLLANGDLGGIILFGSILAWAVFDRISLKRRTDAGGPPIPVGGVGNDVIAVVVGIVVYLALAFAFHPVVLGIPVIGG; the protein is encoded by the coding sequence GTGGGACTTCTGGTGATGGTGGTGGGGCTGGTGCTGTTTCTCGGCGCCCATGTGTTCACGACCCGGCGCGAGGCGCGCGCGCAGGTCATCGCGCGGCTGGGTGAGGGCACCTACAAGCTCGCTTATACGGTGGTCGCCCTTGCCGGCCTCGCCTTGATCGTCTGGGGCTTTGCCGAGTACCGCAATGGCGGCGGCTGGATCCAGGTGTGGACGCCGCCGAAGGCGCTCAAGCACATCAACCTCGCGCTGATGCTGCCGGCCGTGATCATGGTGGTCGCCGCTTACATCCGCGGCCGCATCTACACCGCGCTGAAGCATCCGATGCTGGCCGGCGTGAAGCTGTGGGCGTTCGGCCATCTGCTCGCCAATGGCGATCTCGGCGGCATCATCCTGTTCGGCTCGATCCTGGCCTGGGCGGTGTTCGACCGCATCTCGCTGAAGCGCCGCACCGATGCCGGCGGACCGCCGATCCCGGTCGGCGGCGTCGGCAACGACGTGATTGCAGTGGTGGTCGGCATCGTCGTCTATCTCGCGCTGGCCTTCGCGTTCCATCCCGTCGTGCTCGGCATTCCCGTCATCGGAGGCTAG
- a CDS encoding class I adenylate-forming enzyme family protein, translated as MDWSTYVTPQLRREARFGDRVVPLFKDRPAGIWAMVEEAAARNGDGEALVCGAVRLSWREVAETAARIAGGLQARGLRPGDRLALLLGNRIEFVLTLFAAAKLGLITVLLSTRQQTPEIAYVLKDCGARLLLHEAALADRLPAAADTPELEGRIAVDDHPQRSSFAALADHAAHEARVEVAEEDTAMILYTSGTTGRPKGAMLAHCNIVHSSMIYEACLGLTPADRSIAAVPLGHVTGVVANITSMARCAGTLIIMPEFKAGEYLKLAARERVTYTVMVPAMYNLCLLQRDFDSHDLSCWRIGGFGGAPMPVATIERLAAKIPGLRLVNAYGSTETTSPATLMPSELTARHIDSVGLPCPGASILVMDGQGRELPRGEIGEIWIGGGQVIKGYWNNPTATAESFTAGYWHSGDLGSVDADNFVRVFDRQKDMINRGGLKIYSAEVESVLASHPAVVESAIIARPCPVLGERVHAVVVTREPMSAEALRSWCAERVSDYKVPETLTVTSDPLPRNANGKVMKRQLRETLTA; from the coding sequence ATGGATTGGTCGACCTATGTCACGCCGCAGTTGCGGCGTGAGGCGCGTTTCGGCGACCGCGTGGTTCCGCTGTTCAAGGACCGGCCGGCCGGCATCTGGGCCATGGTCGAGGAGGCGGCCGCGCGCAACGGCGACGGCGAGGCGCTGGTCTGCGGAGCGGTGCGGCTGTCGTGGCGCGAGGTCGCCGAGACCGCGGCGCGGATCGCCGGCGGGCTGCAGGCACGGGGCCTGCGCCCGGGCGACCGGCTGGCGCTGCTGCTCGGCAACCGCATCGAATTCGTGCTCACGCTGTTCGCTGCCGCGAAGCTCGGGCTGATCACTGTGCTGTTGTCGACGCGGCAGCAGACGCCGGAAATCGCCTATGTGCTGAAGGATTGCGGCGCCAGGCTGCTGCTGCACGAGGCCGCATTGGCGGACCGCCTGCCGGCCGCTGCGGACACGCCAGAGCTGGAAGGGCGCATCGCCGTCGACGATCATCCGCAGCGCTCCAGCTTTGCAGCGCTGGCCGATCATGCCGCGCATGAAGCTCGGGTCGAGGTGGCCGAAGAGGACACCGCGATGATCCTCTACACCTCCGGCACCACCGGCCGGCCGAAGGGCGCAATGCTCGCCCATTGCAACATCGTCCACTCCTCGATGATCTACGAGGCCTGCCTGGGGCTGACGCCGGCCGACCGCTCGATCGCCGCCGTGCCGCTCGGCCACGTCACCGGCGTCGTCGCCAACATCACCAGCATGGCGCGCTGCGCCGGCACCTTGATCATCATGCCGGAGTTCAAGGCCGGCGAATATCTGAAGCTCGCCGCCAGGGAGCGCGTGACCTACACGGTCATGGTCCCCGCGATGTACAATCTCTGCCTGCTGCAGCGCGACTTCGACAGCCATGATCTGTCGTGCTGGCGCATCGGCGGCTTCGGCGGCGCGCCGATGCCGGTCGCGACCATCGAGCGGCTGGCCGCCAAGATCCCGGGTCTCCGGCTGGTCAACGCCTATGGCTCGACCGAGACCACCTCGCCTGCGACGCTGATGCCGTCGGAGCTCACCGCGCGCCACATCGACAGCGTCGGACTGCCGTGTCCGGGCGCCAGCATCCTCGTCATGGACGGGCAGGGGCGGGAGCTGCCGCGCGGCGAGATCGGCGAGATCTGGATCGGCGGCGGCCAGGTCATCAAGGGCTACTGGAACAATCCGACCGCCACGGCCGAGAGTTTTACGGCCGGCTACTGGCATTCCGGCGACCTCGGCTCCGTCGATGCCGACAATTTTGTCCGGGTGTTCGACCGGCAGAAGGACATGATCAACCGCGGCGGGCTGAAGATCTACTCGGCCGAGGTCGAATCGGTGCTGGCAAGCCACCCGGCAGTGGTCGAGAGCGCGATCATCGCCCGGCCATGCCCGGTGCTCGGCGAGCGGGTGCATGCGGTCGTCGTCACCCGCGAGCCGATGAGCGCCGAGGCCCTGCGCAGCTGGTGCGCCGAGCGGGTCTCGGATTATAAGGTCCCGGAAACCCTGACCGTGACCTCGGACCCTTTGCCGCGCAACGCCAACGGCAAGGTGATGAAACGGCAGTTGCGCGAGACCTTGACGGCGTGA
- the panB gene encoding 3-methyl-2-oxobutanoate hydroxymethyltransferase gives MSVQSTVRRKTAPEIRARKGGEPIVMLTSYHAHTAALVDRHCDVILVGDSLGNVMHGFETTVPVTLEMMILQGCAVMRGSRQALVVVDMPFGCYEASKEQAFHAAVRILKETQCGAVKLEGGVRMAETVAFLSERGIPVMGHVGLTPQSINTLGSFRAQGRDEADWAAIESDAAAIAQAGAFSVVIEAVAEPLARKITQQIAIPTIGIGASAACDGQVLVLEDMLGLSPRAPKFVRRYGNLGPAIDEAVERYAADVRTRAFPAAEHVYGMKPKT, from the coding sequence ATGTCGGTGCAGTCGACCGTCCGCCGCAAGACGGCTCCCGAGATCCGCGCCCGCAAGGGCGGCGAGCCGATCGTGATGCTGACGTCCTACCACGCCCATACCGCGGCGCTGGTCGATCGCCATTGCGATGTGATCCTGGTCGGCGATTCCCTCGGGAATGTGATGCACGGCTTCGAGACCACCGTGCCGGTGACCCTGGAGATGATGATCCTGCAGGGCTGCGCCGTGATGCGCGGCTCACGCCAGGCGCTGGTCGTGGTCGACATGCCGTTCGGCTGTTACGAGGCGTCGAAGGAGCAGGCGTTTCACGCGGCGGTGCGGATCCTGAAGGAGACGCAGTGCGGCGCGGTCAAGCTCGAGGGCGGCGTGCGGATGGCCGAGACGGTGGCCTTCCTCAGCGAGCGCGGCATTCCGGTGATGGGCCATGTCGGCCTGACGCCACAATCGATCAACACGCTCGGCTCGTTCCGCGCGCAGGGCCGCGACGAGGCGGATTGGGCCGCGATCGAGAGCGACGCCGCGGCGATCGCACAGGCCGGCGCGTTCTCGGTGGTGATCGAGGCGGTGGCCGAGCCGCTGGCGCGCAAGATCACGCAGCAGATCGCCATCCCCACCATCGGCATCGGCGCCAGCGCCGCCTGTGACGGGCAGGTGCTGGTGCTGGAAGACATGCTCGGCCTGTCGCCGCGCGCGCCGAAATTCGTCCGCCGATACGGCAATCTCGGTCCGGCGATCGACGAGGCCGTCGAACGCTACGCGGCCGACGTGCGCACCCGCGCCTTCCCGGCGGCGGAACATGTGTATGGCATGAAGCCCAAGACCTGA
- a CDS encoding tetratricopeptide repeat protein yields MSEFIDEVDEEVRREQLKKLWDRYSLFIVAIAVLMIAGVGGWRWYQYVEGQKAAEAGAGFNKAIELSEQNKHADAEKAFAEVAATAPSGYRMLARFHQAAEAAVRDKAAAVKLYDELGADRSIGAEQQSMARLRAAGLLADTAPYADLKQRLEGETAASAPFRHAARELLALSAWRVNDAAAARQWLDMIAMDGETPPGLRSRAEALQALLPAVAKS; encoded by the coding sequence GTGTCTGAATTCATTGATGAAGTTGACGAGGAGGTCCGTCGGGAACAGCTCAAGAAGCTGTGGGACCGCTACTCGCTCTTTATCGTCGCCATCGCCGTGCTGATGATCGCCGGCGTGGGTGGCTGGCGCTGGTACCAGTATGTCGAGGGCCAGAAGGCTGCCGAGGCCGGTGCGGGCTTCAACAAGGCTATCGAGCTGTCCGAGCAGAACAAGCACGCCGACGCCGAGAAGGCCTTTGCCGAGGTCGCGGCCACCGCTCCCTCCGGCTACCGCATGCTGGCCCGGTTCCACCAGGCGGCCGAGGCGGCCGTGCGCGACAAGGCGGCGGCCGTGAAGCTCTATGACGAGCTCGGCGCCGACCGCAGCATTGGCGCCGAGCAGCAGTCGATGGCGCGCCTGCGCGCCGCCGGCCTGCTGGCGGACACCGCGCCCTATGCCGATCTCAAGCAGCGGCTCGAAGGCGAAACCGCGGCCAGCGCACCGTTCCGGCACGCGGCCCGCGAGCTGCTGGCGCTGTCGGCGTGGAGGGTCAACGACGCCGCGGCGGCCCGCCAATGGCTCGACATGATTGCGATGGATGGTGAAACGCCGCCGGGCCTGCGCTCGCGCGCCGAGGCGCTGCAGGCGCTGCTGCCTGCCGTCGCCAAGAGCTGA
- a CDS encoding DUF47 domain-containing protein: MLNWFRAVLPREERFFDLFARHNKVVIQGAHALQDMLQGGDDILKHCQRVSQLENEADNITREVLTAVRRTFITPFDRGDIKNLITSMDDAIDQMQQTSKAVVLFEVKEFEPTMREMGTLLVECANLIGKALPLLQAIGQNVPMITAITEEMTKLEGRVDDLHDIGLKELFLKHRNANTMDFIVGAEIYDHLEKVADRFDDVANEINSIMIEQV, encoded by the coding sequence ATGCTGAACTGGTTTCGCGCCGTCCTCCCGCGGGAGGAGCGGTTTTTCGATTTGTTCGCCCGCCACAACAAGGTGGTGATCCAGGGGGCGCATGCGCTGCAGGACATGCTTCAGGGCGGGGACGACATCCTCAAGCATTGCCAGCGCGTCAGCCAGCTCGAGAACGAGGCCGACAACATCACCCGCGAGGTGCTGACCGCGGTGCGCCGCACCTTCATCACCCCGTTCGACCGCGGCGACATCAAGAACTTGATCACGTCGATGGACGACGCCATCGACCAGATGCAGCAGACGTCCAAGGCCGTGGTGCTGTTCGAGGTGAAGGAGTTCGAGCCGACCATGCGCGAGATGGGCACCCTGCTGGTGGAGTGTGCCAATCTGATCGGGAAGGCGCTGCCGCTCTTACAGGCGATCGGCCAGAACGTGCCGATGATCACCGCGATCACCGAGGAAATGACCAAGCTCGAGGGCCGCGTCGACGACCTCCACGACATCGGGTTGAAGGAGCTGTTCCTCAAGCACCGCAATGCCAACACGATGGACTTCATCGTCGGCGCCGAGATCTACGACCATCTGGAGAAGGTCGCCGACCGCTTCGACGACGTCGCCAACGAAATCAATTCGATCATGATCGAACAGGTCTAG
- a CDS encoding peptide chain release factor 3 — protein MSDTAVTTEQPSRSPLSDEVARRRTFAIISHPDAGKTTLTEKLLLFGGAINLAGQVKAKGERRNTRSDWMKIERERGISVVTSVMTFEFEGLVFNLLDTPGHEDFSEDTYRTLTAVDSAVMVIDAAKGIEARTRKLFEVCRLRDIPIITFINKMDRESRDTFDLMDEIEKTLALDTTPMTWPVGRGRDFIGTYDIRDGGVRLLEGGGAKTGAAQQIEISELGKINANLDMSQITDELELVREACKPFDLEAFREGHLTPVYFGSALRNFGVGDLLEGLGRYAPSPRAQDSNLRKVDAAEPRMSAFVFKIQANMDPNHRDRIAFARLCSGKLSRGMKAKLVRTGKTMPLSSPQFFFAQDRSVADEAFAGDVVGIPNHGSLRIGDTLTEGEDLTFVGVPSFAPEIVRRVRLTDAMKAKKLKEALQQMSEEGVVQVFRPRDGAPALVGVVGPLQLDVLKARLDAEYSLPVEFEVSEFSLARWISSDDKKKLEAFVASNNSGVADDVDGDPVFLAKNEFYLGYTKERAEGIVFSNVKDVKKKT, from the coding sequence ATGTCCGATACCGCCGTCACCACCGAACAACCGTCCCGCTCACCTCTGTCAGACGAGGTCGCGCGCCGGCGCACCTTCGCCATCATCTCGCACCCGGACGCCGGCAAGACCACGCTGACGGAGAAGCTGCTGCTGTTCGGCGGCGCCATCAACTTGGCCGGCCAGGTCAAGGCCAAGGGCGAGCGCCGCAACACCCGTTCGGACTGGATGAAGATCGAGCGCGAGCGCGGCATCTCCGTCGTCACCTCAGTCATGACCTTCGAGTTCGAGGGCCTTGTCTTCAACCTGCTGGATACGCCGGGCCACGAGGACTTCAGCGAGGACACCTACCGCACGCTGACCGCGGTCGATTCCGCCGTGATGGTGATCGACGCCGCCAAGGGCATCGAGGCGCGCACGCGAAAGCTGTTCGAGGTCTGCCGTCTCCGCGACATCCCGATCATCACCTTCATCAACAAGATGGATCGCGAGAGCCGCGACACCTTCGATCTCATGGACGAGATCGAGAAGACGCTGGCCCTCGACACCACGCCGATGACCTGGCCGGTCGGCCGCGGCCGCGACTTCATCGGCACCTACGACATCCGCGACGGCGGCGTGCGCCTGCTCGAAGGCGGCGGCGCCAAGACCGGCGCGGCGCAGCAGATCGAGATCTCGGAGCTCGGCAAGATCAACGCCAATCTCGATATGAGCCAGATCACCGACGAGCTTGAACTGGTCCGGGAAGCCTGCAAGCCGTTCGACCTCGAAGCGTTCCGTGAGGGCCATCTGACGCCGGTCTATTTCGGCAGCGCGCTGCGCAATTTTGGCGTCGGCGATCTCCTGGAAGGCCTCGGCCGCTACGCGCCGTCGCCGCGCGCGCAGGATTCCAACCTGCGCAAGGTCGACGCCGCCGAGCCGCGCATGAGCGCCTTCGTGTTCAAGATCCAGGCGAACATGGATCCCAACCACCGCGACCGCATCGCGTTCGCGCGGCTGTGCTCGGGCAAGCTCAGCCGCGGCATGAAGGCCAAGCTGGTGCGCACCGGCAAGACCATGCCGCTGTCGAGTCCGCAATTCTTCTTCGCCCAGGACCGTTCGGTCGCGGATGAGGCGTTCGCCGGCGACGTCGTCGGCATCCCCAACCACGGCTCGCTCCGCATCGGTGATACCCTGACCGAGGGTGAGGACCTGACCTTCGTCGGCGTGCCGAGCTTCGCGCCGGAAATCGTCCGCCGCGTCCGGCTCACCGACGCGATGAAGGCCAAGAAGCTGAAGGAAGCGCTGCAGCAGATGTCGGAGGAGGGCGTCGTGCAGGTGTTCCGGCCGCGCGACGGCGCGCCGGCGCTGGTCGGCGTCGTCGGCCCGCTGCAGCTCGACGTGCTCAAGGCGCGGCTCGATGCCGAATATTCGCTTCCCGTGGAGTTCGAGGTCTCCGAGTTCTCGCTGGCGCGCTGGATCTCCTCGGACGACAAGAAGAAGCTCGAGGCGTTCGTCGCCTCCAACAATTCCGGCGTCGCCGACGACGTCGACGGCGACCCGGTGTTCCTGGCCAAGAACGAGTTCTATCTCGGCTACACCAAGGAGCGCGCCGAGGGCATCGTGTTCTCCAACGTCAAGGACGTGAAGAAGAAGACGTGA
- a CDS encoding inorganic phosphate transporter → MDAHLGLPILVGLIGVALAFDFLNGLHDAANSIATIVSTRVLRPQYAVFWAAFFNFVAFTVFGLHVAQTIGTGIIDPAIVDAQVIFAALVGAIVWNLVTWAAGIPSSSSHALIGGLVGAGIAKAGISAAVWSGLSKTILAIVLSPFVGLVLAMILVAIVSWASVRSTPFAVDRAFRILQFASASLYSLGHGGNDAQKTMGIIAVLLYSQGHLGGDFTVPFWVVLSCQTAMALGTLLGGWRIVRTMGLRITKLNPMQGFCAETGGAITLFLATFLGVPVSTTHTITGAIVGVGAARRASAVRWNVAGSIVYAWIFTIPASAIVSAATFWLVSVLRH, encoded by the coding sequence GTGGATGCTCATCTCGGCCTTCCGATCCTGGTCGGCCTCATCGGCGTCGCGCTCGCCTTCGACTTCCTGAACGGCCTGCACGACGCCGCCAACTCGATCGCGACCATCGTCTCGACCCGTGTGCTCAGGCCGCAATATGCGGTGTTCTGGGCTGCGTTCTTCAATTTCGTCGCCTTCACCGTGTTCGGCCTGCACGTCGCGCAGACCATCGGCACCGGCATCATCGATCCCGCCATCGTTGACGCGCAGGTGATCTTCGCAGCGCTGGTCGGCGCCATCGTCTGGAACCTGGTGACCTGGGCGGCCGGCATCCCCTCGTCGAGCTCGCACGCCTTGATCGGCGGGCTGGTCGGGGCGGGGATCGCCAAGGCCGGCATTTCGGCGGCCGTCTGGAGCGGCCTGTCGAAGACGATCCTGGCCATCGTGCTGTCGCCCTTCGTCGGACTGGTGCTGGCGATGATCCTGGTCGCAATCGTGTCCTGGGCCTCGGTGCGCTCGACGCCATTTGCGGTCGACCGCGCCTTCCGCATCCTGCAATTCGCCTCGGCATCGCTGTATTCGCTCGGCCATGGCGGCAACGACGCACAGAAGACCATGGGCATCATCGCGGTGCTGCTGTACTCGCAGGGCCATCTCGGCGGCGACTTCACGGTGCCGTTCTGGGTCGTGCTGTCATGCCAGACGGCGATGGCGCTGGGGACGCTATTGGGGGGCTGGCGCATCGTCCGCACCATGGGCCTGCGCATCACCAAGCTGAACCCGATGCAGGGCTTCTGCGCCGAGACCGGCGGCGCGATCACGCTGTTCCTGGCGACCTTCCTCGGCGTGCCGGTCTCGACCACCCACACCATCACCGGCGCCATCGTCGGCGTCGGTGCCGCCCGCCGCGCCTCGGCGGTGCGCTGGAACGTGGCCGGATCGATCGTCTACGCCTGGATCTTCACGATTCCGGCCTCGGCCATCGTCTCGGCCGCGACGTTCTGGCTGGTGTCGGTGCTTCGGCACTGA
- a CDS encoding aspartate/glutamate racemase family protein translates to MSRHSETVINVINPNMTVTMTELIAKAAQASASPTTRIVGRTARFGAASIEGHYDEAIAAVGMLREIEAGNAEGCHAHVIACFGDPGLLAARELSAVPVLGIAEAAMHAASFVATHFSVVTTLSRTKVIAEHLVRNYGMEQHCRKVRAVDVAVLDLDKPEANVRGTLLGECQAALREDGIGAIVLGCAGMADLAHDLSTELGIPVIDGVAAAVRFAEALVGLRLKTSKHGDLAFPLPKMRTTL, encoded by the coding sequence ATGAGCCGCCACAGCGAGACCGTGATCAACGTCATCAATCCGAACATGACGGTCACGATGACCGAGCTGATCGCCAAGGCGGCACAGGCCAGCGCGAGCCCGACGACCAGGATCGTCGGGCGCACCGCGCGGTTCGGCGCCGCCTCGATCGAGGGCCATTACGACGAGGCGATCGCCGCGGTCGGTATGCTCAGGGAGATCGAAGCCGGCAATGCCGAGGGTTGCCACGCCCATGTGATCGCCTGCTTCGGCGATCCCGGCTTGCTCGCGGCGCGGGAATTATCGGCCGTGCCGGTGCTAGGCATCGCCGAAGCCGCGATGCATGCGGCGAGCTTCGTCGCCACCCATTTCAGCGTCGTCACGACCTTGTCGCGCACCAAGGTGATCGCCGAGCACCTCGTGCGCAACTACGGCATGGAGCAGCATTGCCGCAAGGTGCGGGCGGTCGACGTCGCCGTGCTCGATCTCGACAAGCCCGAGGCCAATGTGCGCGGCACGCTGCTCGGAGAATGCCAGGCGGCCCTGCGCGAGGACGGCATCGGCGCCATCGTGCTCGGCTGCGCCGGCATGGCCGATCTCGCGCACGATCTCTCGACCGAGCTCGGCATTCCCGTGATCGACGGCGTCGCCGCCGCCGTGCGTTTCGCCGAGGCGCTGGTCGGGCTGCGGCTGAAGACCTCCAAGCACGGCGACCTCGCCTTTCCGCTGCCGAAGATGCGGACGACGCTCTGA